In a genomic window of Thioalkalivibrio sp. XN279:
- a CDS encoding wax ester/triacylglycerol synthase family O-acyltransferase, whose product MSATRLNPLDTAWLFTESRATPNHVGGLLQFRLPDDAPKDYLRQLMAEFRSHRSFTAPWNRRLKYPFTKNPVPAWVEDQDIDLEYHVRHAGLPWPGGERELGEMIGLLQSTPLDLSRPPWECTVIEGLKGNRFALFIKIHHSLIDGVSGMMLLQRAMSFDREESLDLPPFWAQRGRRKSQPGKSAPVPTMANVMASAIGGLRAQVRTVPQLVTAFAQFLKRIGGDDDGLAIPFDTPMSILNGRVREKRRFATQQFPLERLRKLADAGGCTINDIVLTVCGGALRRYLAERDSLPEKPLVAGIPVSVRPKDDEGAGNAISFILATLGTDIVDPKLRLASIKASVQHGKDHVRQLPRRAMLQYTMLLMAPTIITLLTGIGGRIRPMFNITISNVPGPDQPLYFRGAELVAIYPASIVTQGQALNITCESYAGLMNFGFTACHTTVPSMQKIAVYTADAVEELEAALLGRKPQTRRKTTATRKKTGATRKRAAGSRGRTS is encoded by the coding sequence ATGAGCGCCACCCGGCTCAACCCGCTCGACACCGCCTGGCTGTTCACCGAGTCGCGGGCCACGCCCAATCACGTCGGCGGCCTGCTGCAGTTCCGCCTGCCCGACGATGCGCCCAAGGACTACCTGCGCCAGCTCATGGCCGAGTTCCGCAGTCACCGCAGTTTCACTGCGCCCTGGAACCGGCGCCTGAAGTATCCCTTCACCAAGAACCCGGTACCCGCCTGGGTCGAAGACCAGGACATCGACCTCGAGTACCACGTGCGCCACGCCGGCCTGCCCTGGCCGGGCGGCGAGCGCGAGCTGGGCGAGATGATCGGCCTGTTGCAGAGCACGCCTCTCGACCTCAGCCGGCCGCCCTGGGAATGCACGGTGATCGAGGGGCTGAAGGGCAATCGCTTCGCCCTGTTCATCAAGATCCACCACTCGCTCATCGACGGCGTCAGCGGCATGATGCTGCTGCAGCGCGCCATGTCCTTCGATCGGGAGGAAAGCCTCGACCTGCCGCCGTTCTGGGCCCAGCGCGGCCGGCGCAAGTCGCAGCCCGGCAAGTCGGCGCCGGTGCCGACCATGGCCAACGTCATGGCCTCGGCCATCGGCGGCTTGCGCGCCCAGGTGCGCACCGTGCCGCAGCTCGTGACCGCTTTCGCGCAGTTTCTCAAGCGCATCGGCGGCGATGACGACGGCCTCGCCATCCCCTTCGACACGCCCATGTCCATCCTCAACGGCCGCGTTCGCGAGAAGCGGCGCTTCGCCACCCAGCAGTTCCCGCTGGAGCGCCTGCGCAAGCTGGCCGACGCCGGCGGCTGCACCATCAACGACATCGTGCTGACCGTCTGCGGCGGCGCGCTGCGGCGTTACCTGGCGGAACGCGACAGCCTGCCGGAAAAGCCGCTGGTGGCCGGCATCCCGGTCTCGGTGCGCCCCAAGGACGACGAAGGCGCCGGCAACGCCATCAGCTTCATCCTCGCCACGCTCGGCACCGACATCGTCGACCCGAAGCTGCGCCTGGCTTCGATCAAGGCCTCAGTGCAGCACGGCAAGGACCACGTGCGGCAGTTGCCGCGCCGCGCCATGCTGCAATACACCATGCTGCTGATGGCGCCCACCATCATCACCCTGCTGACCGGCATCGGCGGGCGCATCCGGCCCATGTTCAACATCACCATCTCCAACGTGCCCGGCCCGGACCAGCCGCTGTATTTCCGCGGCGCCGAGCTGGTGGCGATCTACCCGGCCTCCATCGTCACCCAGGGACAGGCCCTGAACATCACCTGCGAGAGCTACGCCGGGCTGATGAACTTCGGCTTTACGGCCTGCCATACCACGGTGCCGAGCATGCAGAAGATCGCCGTGTACACGGCGGATGCTGTCGAGGAGCTGGAGGCGGCGCTGCTGGGGCGCAAGCCGCAGACGCGGCGCAAGACTACCGCGACGAGAAAAAAGACGGGCGCGACGCGCAAGAGGGCTGCCGGGAGCCGGGGCCGCACGTCCTGA